In Campylobacter vicugnae, a genomic segment contains:
- a CDS encoding serine hydroxymethyltransferase yields the protein MNLESYDKEIYALLNKELERQCDHLEMIASENFTYPEVMEVMGSVLTNKYAEGYPGKRYYGGCEFVDEIEQIAIDRCKKLFGCEFANVQPNSGSQANQGVYGAFLKPGDKILGMDLSHGGHLTHGAKVSSSGKYYESFFYGVELDGRINYDRVADIANIVKPKMIVCGASAYTREIDFKRFREIADSVGAYLFADVAHIAGLVVAGEHAHPFPHCHVVSSTTHKTLRGPRGGIIMTNDEEFAKKINSSIFPGIQGGPLMHVIAGKAVGFKHNLSDEWKVYAKQVKANAKKLGEVLISRGYDLVSGGTDNHLVLVSFLNKDFSGKDADIALGNAGITVNKNTVPGETRSPFITSGIRVGSPALTARGMKEAEFELIANRIADVLDDINNVDKQRKIAAELKDLAHQFIIYNKATF from the coding sequence ATGAATTTAGAAAGTTACGATAAAGAGATTTACGCTCTTTTAAATAAAGAGCTTGAGCGTCAATGCGATCATTTAGAGATGATTGCTAGTGAGAACTTTACGTATCCTGAAGTTATGGAAGTTATGGGTTCAGTTCTTACAAATAAATATGCTGAGGGCTATCCTGGTAAGAGATACTATGGTGGATGTGAATTTGTAGATGAAATTGAGCAGATTGCAATTGATAGATGTAAAAAGCTTTTTGGGTGCGAGTTTGCTAATGTTCAGCCAAATAGTGGCTCACAAGCCAATCAAGGTGTTTATGGTGCTTTTTTAAAACCAGGAGATAAGATTTTAGGTATGGATTTAAGCCATGGTGGTCACTTAACTCATGGTGCTAAAGTATCAAGTTCGGGTAAGTATTATGAGAGCTTTTTTTATGGTGTTGAACTTGATGGTAGAATTAACTATGATAGAGTAGCCGATATTGCAAATATAGTAAAACCAAAAATGATTGTATGTGGCGCAAGTGCATATACTAGAGAGATTGATTTTAAGCGTTTTAGAGAGATAGCTGATAGTGTTGGTGCATATCTATTTGCTGATGTTGCACATATTGCTGGTTTAGTAGTAGCTGGTGAGCATGCTCATCCATTCCCACACTGCCACGTAGTAAGCTCTACAACTCACAAAACTTTAAGAGGCCCAAGAGGCGGTATTATCATGACAAATGATGAAGAGTTTGCTAAAAAAATAAATAGCTCAATCTTCCCAGGAATCCAAGGTGGGCCATTAATGCATGTTATAGCTGGTAAGGCTGTAGGATTTAAGCATAATTTAAGCGATGAGTGGAAAGTATATGCTAAACAAGTAAAAGCAAATGCTAAAAAACTTGGCGAGGTATTAATTAGTCGTGGATATGATTTAGTAAGTGGTGGTACTGATAATCACCTTGTACTTGTTAGTTTCTTAAATAAAGATTTTAGTGGTAAAGATGCAGATATAGCTTTAGGCAATGCAGGAATCACAGTGAATAAAAATACAGTTCCAGGCGAGACTAGAAGTCCATTTATCACAAGTGGAATTAGAGTAGGTAGTCCAGCGCTTACTGCTAGAGGTATGAAAGAGGCTGAATTTGAACTAATTGCTAATCGCATTGCAGATGTATTAGATGATATTAATAATGTTGATAAACAACGCAAAATTGCAGCTGAATTAAAAGATTTAGCTCATCAATTTATCATTTATAATAAGGCAACATTTTAA
- a CDS encoding DUF1882 domain-containing protein — protein MQRTDLSLIKMITDHYYIKRDLTVKKIEHKGRYYFDKFERVDEPLSLLVQKEHAERKIIVAHSLINKLNKVENIVFDYNGRMPDRFWHRAQLMLREEGFINFTAYETKTPGHLHLYVHKGHTTFMEGCQIANKLSVMLSQKLPQEWRMFPTMDMPLEYNILALPYALYQKERGASWSKHM, from the coding sequence ATGCAGCGCACAGATCTATCGCTTATCAAGATGATAACAGACCACTATTATATAAAGCGAGATTTAACAGTAAAAAAAATTGAGCATAAAGGTAGATATTATTTTGATAAATTTGAAAGAGTAGATGAGCCACTTAGCCTATTGGTGCAAAAAGAACATGCAGAAAGAAAGATTATCGTAGCACACTCTTTGATTAATAAGCTAAATAAGGTTGAAAATATTGTTTTTGACTATAATGGTAGAATGCCAGATCGCTTTTGGCATAGAGCTCAACTTATGCTAAGGGAGGAGGGTTTTATAAATTTTACAGCCTATGAGACCAAGACTCCTGGTCATTTGCATCTATATGTTCATAAGGGTCATACAACCTTTATGGAAGGGTGTCAAATAGCAAATAAACTATCAGTTATGCTATCGCAAAAACTACCTCAAGAGTGGAGAATGTTTCCTACTATGGATATGCCATTAGAGTATAATATTTTGGCTTTACCATACGCTTTATATCAAAAAGAGCGTGGTGCTAGCTGGTCAAAACATATGTAA
- a CDS encoding SPOR domain-containing protein, whose translation MEDNNNLQDILLDKNEEEKSGGVRKILIGIALLVIIFVVVLIVMKFLNSNDSNKNNDIADSLLLPTELPATNAPTNSSNELFEQVPIVSETTNSKDSFENIVNEYKNAQAAMDTTSNTITPVLPPKVEEPFGSTDTGSKEVVKKEPVKKEVVKKEPVKKVEPKKESTEPKKAESKNIVPKKTEVKKETAKSSVTSSSSLAKGSYIQVASVSKLDKNSALIKKLISSGYKYKTHEVVVNGNKVIKILIGPFGSDLNSNMEKIRQNISSGAFVYRIK comes from the coding sequence ATGGAAGATAATAATAACTTACAAGATATATTATTAGATAAAAATGAAGAAGAGAAATCTGGTGGTGTTCGTAAAATTTTAATCGGTATAGCATTGCTGGTTATAATATTTGTCGTTGTTTTGATTGTTATGAAGTTTTTAAATTCAAATGATAGCAATAAAAATAATGATATAGCAGATAGCCTTTTATTGCCTACTGAACTACCTGCGACTAATGCTCCAACTAATAGTTCAAATGAGCTTTTTGAACAAGTTCCTATAGTAAGTGAAACTACAAATTCAAAAGATAGTTTTGAAAATATAGTAAATGAGTATAAAAATGCTCAAGCTGCTATGGATACAACTTCAAATACTATAACTCCGGTGCTACCTCCAAAAGTAGAAGAGCCGTTTGGTTCAACTGATACTGGTAGTAAAGAGGTAGTTAAAAAAGAACCGGTAAAAAAAGAGGTAGTAAAAAAAGAACCGGTTAAAAAAGTAGAGCCTAAAAAAGAGAGCACCGAGCCTAAAAAAGCAGAGTCAAAAAATATAGTACCTAAAAAAACTGAAGTAAAAAAAGAAACAGCTAAAAGCAGTGTAACAAGTAGTTCATCTTTAGCAAAAGGTTCATATATTCAAGTAGCTTCTGTATCTAAATTAGATAAAAATAGCGCCTTAATTAAAAAACTTATATCTAGCGGCTATAAATATAAAACACATGAAGTAGTCGTAAATGGTAACAAAGTTATTAAAATTCTTATTGGGCCATTTGGTTCTGATTTAAATTCAAATATGGAAAAAATCCGCCAGAATATATCTAGTGGTGCATTTGTATATAGAATTAAATAA
- a CDS encoding shikimate dehydrogenase translates to MKYFALFGNPVSHSISPRLHNSALQGLGLNGVYGRILLEQGSDIIAKFKKYNLSGANITVPFKESVLTLCDELDTVAADIGSINTLINQNGKIKGYNTDAPGFMMAIAEFGKINKALILGAGGTAKALAYILASNGVQVHILNRSNKKDQFINYQFCTHSNFTCEDYDLVINTTSAGLCSDELPCDEMILKDIFANSKFAFDVIYNKLTPFLSLARKMGLKSKDGKDMLLYQAVLAFNLFYSNKFSTDKITKLMHKAFEL, encoded by the coding sequence GTGAAGTATTTTGCTCTATTTGGCAATCCTGTATCTCACTCCATTTCGCCTAGGCTGCATAATAGCGCATTGCAAGGTTTAGGATTAAATGGAGTGTATGGTAGGATTTTATTAGAGCAGGGTAGTGATATTATTGCCAAATTTAAAAAATATAATCTATCTGGTGCAAATATCACTGTCCCTTTTAAAGAGTCAGTTTTAACTCTTTGTGATGAGCTTGATACTGTTGCAGCAGATATCGGCTCTATCAATACTTTAATTAATCAAAATGGTAAAATTAAAGGTTATAATACTGATGCGCCTGGATTTATGATGGCAATTGCTGAGTTTGGCAAAATTAATAAGGCTTTGATATTGGGTGCTGGTGGTACTGCTAAAGCACTTGCATATATTTTGGCTTCTAATGGAGTGCAAGTTCATATTCTAAATCGTAGCAATAAAAAAGATCAGTTTATAAATTATCAATTTTGCACACACTCTAACTTCACTTGTGAAGATTATGATCTTGTTATTAATACAACTTCAGCAGGATTGTGTAGCGATGAGCTTCCATGTGATGAGATGATTTTAAAAGATATTTTTGCTAATTCTAAATTTGCTTTTGATGTTATATATAATAAATTAACTCCATTTTTATCTTTAGCTAGGAAGATGGGTCTAAAAAGTAAAGATGGTAAAGATATGTTGCTTTATCAGGCTGTGTTAGCTTTTAATCTATTTTATAGTAATAAATTTAGTACAGATAAGATTACAAAGTTAATGCATAAAGCATTTGAGCTTTAA
- the recR gene encoding recombination mediator RecR, translated as MVKNLEHFDKLVEAFGKIPGVGKKSAIKYAYYITLQDPFFGLNLAHTIENSIHSLKHCTICGGISQNEICDICVDTHRNNSMICVVESPKDILTIEDSNSFDGLYFVFNDINSVSNLKDMILKFDAKELIFAFSPSINSDGVMLYIEDQLKDLKINFTKIAQGIPTGVSLENVDMLSLTKAIKDRKEI; from the coding sequence ATAGTGAAAAATCTTGAACATTTTGATAAACTTGTAGAGGCCTTTGGCAAAATTCCAGGTGTGGGTAAAAAATCAGCTATAAAATATGCCTATTATATAACATTGCAAGATCCATTTTTTGGTCTAAATTTGGCTCATACTATAGAAAATTCTATTCATAGTCTAAAACACTGTACAATATGTGGTGGAATTAGTCAAAATGAGATCTGTGATATATGTGTAGATACTCATAGAAATAACTCCATGATATGCGTAGTAGAAAGTCCTAAAGATATTCTTACTATTGAAGATTCAAATTCATTTGATGGATTGTATTTTGTCTTTAACGATATTAATAGTGTTTCAAATTTAAAAGATATGATATTGAAATTTGATGCTAAAGAGTTAATTTTTGCCTTTAGTCCAAGCATAAATAGCGATGGCGTAATGCTTTATATAGAAGATCAACTAAAAGATTTAAAGATTAATTTTACTAAAATTGCTCAAGGTATTCCAACTGGTGTAAGCTTAGAAAATGTAGATATGCTCTCACTTACTAAAGCCATTAAGGATAGAAAAGAGATTTAA
- a CDS encoding ArsS family sensor histidine kinase, with product MRYSLTTKITVIFAIGFIVICTLFFMFFKLQNERILGKIGENHYNSISWLLSLYQKSNMPEDWERYFKNFDLAYVKNANLQKAIFDKGTLISRSDTLIGVVDTIRYKNDLYLRIKNQSVTILLESTLHSGNDSLLASFIIVMALFISLYVSIFRSLIPLKKLRSDIHKFAAGNMDGVCVVNFAKGSDEISEVAYEFNNAACKIKDLIMSRQLFLRTIMHELKTPIGKGRIVSEMIEDDTQKERLIAIFERLNILINEFAKIEQLLSKSYSLDYAKYRFSLILDQAKDMMLLDDFNSNVKVDLNSDPLLNVDFQLFSLAIKNLIDNALKYSDDKKVIIKCDNTAIYIRNHGKPLDRSIEHYKQAFIRDNSAKASGMGLGLYIIEHICSMHKFSLDYNYIDGYHEFSIKFRHINSEKS from the coding sequence ATGAGATACTCACTAACTACTAAAATCACGGTAATATTTGCTATTGGATTTATCGTGATTTGCACTCTATTTTTTATGTTTTTTAAACTCCAAAATGAGCGAATTTTAGGCAAAATTGGAGAAAATCATTATAACTCAATTAGTTGGCTATTATCTTTATATCAAAAATCAAATATGCCTGAAGATTGGGAAAGATATTTTAAAAACTTCGATCTAGCCTATGTCAAAAATGCAAATTTACAAAAGGCTATTTTTGATAAAGGCACTCTAATTAGTAGATCTGATACATTAATTGGTGTAGTTGATACTATTCGTTATAAAAATGATCTTTATTTACGCATTAAAAATCAAAGCGTTACAATACTTTTAGAATCTACCTTGCATAGTGGAAATGATAGCTTACTAGCTAGCTTTATTATTGTAATGGCGCTATTTATCTCACTATATGTATCTATTTTTAGAAGTCTTATACCGCTTAAAAAACTTCGTAGCGATATACATAAATTTGCTGCTGGAAATATGGATGGAGTATGTGTTGTCAATTTTGCAAAAGGTAGCGATGAGATTAGTGAGGTAGCTTATGAATTTAATAATGCAGCCTGCAAAATCAAAGATTTAATAATGTCAAGACAGCTATTTTTACGCACTATAATGCATGAACTTAAAACTCCAATTGGCAAAGGCAGAATAGTAAGTGAGATGATCGAAGATGATACGCAAAAAGAACGGCTAATAGCAATATTTGAAAGATTAAATATACTTATAAATGAATTTGCTAAAATAGAACAACTACTAAGTAAAAGCTATAGTTTAGATTATGCTAAATATCGCTTTAGTCTTATTTTAGATCAAGCAAAAGATATGATGCTATTAGATGACTTTAATAGCAATGTCAAGGTTGATTTAAATTCAGACCCGCTACTAAATGTAGATTTTCAACTATTTTCACTTGCAATTAAAAACTTAATAGATAATGCACTTAAATACTCTGATGACAAAAAAGTGATTATAAAATGTGATAATACAGCTATATATATAAGAAACCATGGAAAGCCATTAGATAGATCAATAGAGCATTATAAACAAGCTTTTATAAGAGACAATAGTGCAAAAGCTAGCGGAATGGGGCTTGGGCTATATATAATTGAACATATATGTTCTATGCATAAGTTTAGCTTGGATTATAATTATATAGATGGCTATCATGAATTCTCAATCAAATTTAGGCATATAAATAGTGAAAAATCTTGA
- a CDS encoding response regulator transcription factor: protein MINVLMIEDDPEFAQILSEYLIKFNIKVTNYEDPYLGLSAGIKNYDLLILDLTLPGMDGLEVCKEIREKYDIPIIISSARSDVNDRVVGLQIGADDYLPKPYDPKEMHARITSLIRRYKKSNETQEEVADTLFKVDDKRHEISYNGTALTLTPAEYEILEYLIKQHSFSVSREQLVYHCKSLKDKDSKSLDVIIGRLRTKIGDNSKSPKHIFSVRGIGYKLVG from the coding sequence ATGATAAATGTATTAATGATAGAAGATGATCCAGAATTTGCTCAAATTTTATCTGAATATTTGATTAAATTTAATATCAAAGTTACAAATTATGAAGATCCATATCTTGGTCTAAGTGCTGGGATTAAAAATTATGATCTTTTAATCCTTGATCTTACTCTTCCTGGTATGGACGGGCTAGAAGTTTGTAAAGAAATTAGAGAAAAATATGATATTCCTATAATTATTAGCTCAGCTAGAAGTGATGTAAATGATAGAGTTGTAGGATTGCAAATTGGTGCAGATGATTACTTGCCAAAACCATACGATCCAAAAGAGATGCACGCTAGAATAACTAGCTTAATTAGACGCTATAAAAAGAGCAACGAAACTCAAGAAGAAGTAGCTGATACGCTATTTAAAGTTGATGATAAACGCCATGAAATCTCATATAATGGTACTGCACTTACACTAACTCCAGCTGAATATGAGATATTAGAGTATCTAATCAAACAGCACAGTTTTTCAGTATCTAGAGAGCAGCTAGTCTATCACTGTAAAAGTCTAAAAGATAAAGATTCAAAAAGCTTAGATGTAATCATAGGTCGCTTAAGAACCAAAATTGGAGATAATTCAAAATCACCTAAGCATATATTCTCAGTTCGTGGCATAGGATATAAATTAGTCGGATGA
- the dnaJ gene encoding molecular chaperone DnaJ yields MEFEYYEILEVSKDADTDTIKKAYRKQALRYHPDRNQGDKEAEEKFKQINEAYEVLSDANKREIYDRYGKDGLKGSAGDFSGGFDFDDLGDIFSSFFGGGFGSSQKSSKNKYKYALDIEVGITLEFNEAVFGCEKEIKYRYKTPCQECNATGSKDGKKQTCAKCGGSGKVGIRQGFMQFVQSCPECFGSGQTIKDKCSKCNANGYNEINDSIKINIPEGVDNGTRIRVSQKGNRYEDKNGDLYVHIVVRDDEHFHRDGDDVYIEIPVFFTQAVLGESIKIPTLRGETTLELPVGTMDKQQFVIAKEGVRNAHSKHLGDLIVQISIQMPKKLSDEQVELLKELQSSFGIKTGEMASDKSILDKIKSWFS; encoded by the coding sequence TTGGAATTTGAATATTATGAAATATTAGAGGTATCAAAAGATGCCGATACCGATACTATTAAAAAGGCTTATAGAAAGCAAGCATTAAGGTATCATCCAGATAGAAATCAAGGCGACAAAGAGGCTGAGGAGAAATTCAAACAGATTAATGAAGCTTATGAGGTTTTAAGCGATGCCAATAAAAGAGAGATATATGATAGATATGGCAAAGATGGTTTAAAAGGCTCAGCTGGTGACTTTAGCGGTGGATTTGATTTTGATGATTTAGGGGATATATTTAGCTCATTTTTTGGTGGCGGATTTGGCTCTAGCCAAAAAAGCTCTAAAAATAAATATAAATATGCTTTGGATATTGAAGTTGGGATTACGCTTGAGTTTAATGAGGCGGTTTTTGGTTGTGAAAAAGAGATAAAATATAGATATAAAACTCCATGCCAAGAGTGTAATGCTACTGGTTCAAAAGATGGAAAAAAGCAAACATGTGCTAAGTGCGGTGGAAGTGGTAAAGTGGGCATTAGACAAGGATTTATGCAGTTTGTACAAAGCTGTCCAGAGTGTTTTGGTAGCGGGCAGACTATTAAAGATAAATGTTCTAAATGCAATGCTAATGGCTATAATGAGATAAATGATAGCATTAAAATAAATATTCCCGAAGGCGTAGATAATGGTACTAGAATTAGGGTAAGCCAAAAAGGAAATAGATATGAAGATAAAAATGGCGATCTTTATGTGCATATTGTAGTAAGAGATGATGAGCATTTTCATAGAGATGGGGATGATGTATATATCGAGATTCCGGTATTTTTCACCCAGGCAGTACTTGGCGAGAGTATCAAGATACCAACGCTTAGAGGTGAAACCACGCTAGAATTACCTGTAGGAACTATGGATAAGCAGCAGTTTGTTATTGCTAAAGAGGGTGTTAGAAATGCTCACTCTAAGCATCTTGGCGACTTAATTGTGCAAATTTCTATTCAAATGCCAAAAAAATTAAGCGATGAACAGGTTGAACTTTTAAAAGAACTTCAAAGTAGCTTTGGTATTAAAACTGGTGAAATGGCAAGCGATAAGAGTATCTTAGATAAGATTAAGAGCTGGTTTTCTTAA
- a CDS encoding acyltransferase, whose product MLKNIGENDNIIYGDLSKQLNFKCDFKGKNNIVFFAGRSKNINIIFHSDNNLVFIGHGVRVNGTISLTKDCCCYIDDDSSFGGVSLRVYEAKNIIIGRDCMFSWSIWASTCDYHSIMDIKSNNRLNFSKSIYIGDHVWCGQEAGILKGSFIASGAVIGAKSMVVKQCYSNTINAGNPAKQIKHDIFWLRDDIFEQKWGKEETLKNKNMPNENFKYIYDKDEFISPKAIENMLNSLINAQDKLEFLYDAIYNNKSKNRFAYFDSYPYDISLVEYKKKFNSIKFKDQFLSQNISEPLNVVKEQTPKLSYGSAKSQILNSLEYRLGYSMIENSKSILGILKLPFVLIDIVIKYQKEQKIYKENIKHNPNLKRLELEAYSDYKDALRLKNHLSYNLGKALIQANKNWYKGGYIKFIFEVIKIKKDYSKECE is encoded by the coding sequence ATGTTAAAAAATATCGGAGAAAATGACAATATTATATATGGCGATTTATCAAAACAGTTAAATTTCAAATGTGATTTTAAAGGTAAAAATAATATTGTATTTTTTGCTGGAAGAAGTAAAAATATTAATATAATTTTTCACTCAGATAATAATTTAGTTTTTATTGGCCATGGTGTTAGGGTAAATGGTACTATTTCTCTTACAAAAGACTGTTGTTGCTATATCGATGATGATAGTAGTTTTGGTGGGGTTAGTTTGCGTGTTTATGAGGCTAAAAATATTATTATCGGTAGAGATTGTATGTTTTCATGGAGTATATGGGCTAGTACGTGCGACTATCACTCTATAATGGATATAAAAAGTAATAATAGATTAAATTTTTCAAAAAGTATCTATATTGGCGATCATGTATGGTGCGGACAAGAAGCTGGCATTTTAAAAGGTTCATTTATAGCATCTGGGGCTGTGATTGGTGCTAAAAGTATGGTTGTTAAGCAGTGCTATTCAAATACTATAAATGCAGGAAATCCGGCAAAACAGATAAAACATGATATATTTTGGCTAAGAGATGATATATTTGAGCAAAAATGGGGTAAAGAAGAGACACTAAAAAATAAAAATATGCCAAATGAAAATTTTAAATATATTTATGATAAAGATGAGTTTATATCACCAAAAGCTATTGAAAATATGCTAAATAGCTTAATTAATGCACAGGACAAGTTAGAATTTTTATATGATGCTATCTATAATAATAAGAGTAAAAATAGATTTGCTTATTTTGATAGCTATCCTTATGATATTTCTTTGGTAGAGTACAAGAAAAAATTTAATAGTATTAAATTCAAAGATCAATTTTTAAGTCAAAATATATCTGAGCCATTAAATGTTGTAAAGGAGCAAACACCTAAGCTATCTTATGGTAGTGCAAAATCACAAATATTAAACAGTCTTGAATACAGACTGGGGTATTCTATGATAGAGAACTCTAAGAGTATATTAGGTATTTTAAAGCTACCATTTGTATTAATAGATATAGTGATAAAATATCAAAAAGAACAAAAAATATATAAAGAAAATATAAAACATAATCCAAATTTAAAAAGATTAGAACTTGAAGCGTATAGTGATTATAAAGATGCCTTAAGATTAAAAAATCATCTAAGCTATAATTTAGGTAAAGCTTTAATACAAGCTAATAAAAATTGGTATAAAGGTGGGTATATTAAATTTATATTTGAAGTTATTAAGATAAAAAAAGATTATAGTAAAGAGTGTGAGTAA
- the rpsR gene encoding 30S ribosomal protein S18: protein MAEKRKYSKKYCKFTEAKIDFIDYKDTALLKQCLSERFKIMPRRLTGTSKKHQEMVEKAIKRARHVALIPYIVDRNNVVTNPFEGL from the coding sequence ATGGCAGAAAAAAGAAAATATAGCAAAAAATATTGCAAATTTACAGAAGCAAAAATTGATTTTATAGATTATAAAGATACAGCACTTTTAAAACAATGCTTATCTGAAAGATTTAAAATTATGCCAAGACGCTTAACTGGCACAAGTAAAAAACACCAAGAAATGGTAGAAAAAGCAATCAAAAGAGCTAGACACGTTGCTCTTATTCCATATATCGTAGATAGAAACAACGTAGTTACTAATCCATTTGAAGGTCTATAA
- a CDS encoding single-stranded DNA-binding protein has product MFNKVVLVGNLTRNIELRYIQSGTAVGSTGIAVNRKFSVNGEKRDETCFIDITFFGRQAEVANQYLNKGSKVLIEGRLKFDSWQDQNGQNRSKHSIVVENMEMLGGQQNQGGFNRDGNESNSYNGGYGTNSYNQNREYQQNNGGFNKEFSQNSNYSQTNSFSQKQPAIEPYQEKVPEIDLDADIKYDSKPAKSNFNYSNEDEEIPF; this is encoded by the coding sequence ATGTTTAATAAAGTAGTTTTAGTAGGAAATTTAACTAGAAATATCGAACTTAGATATATCCAAAGTGGCACTGCTGTAGGTAGCACTGGAATAGCTGTTAATCGCAAATTTAGCGTCAATGGTGAAAAAAGAGATGAAACTTGCTTTATTGACATAACTTTTTTTGGTCGTCAAGCTGAAGTTGCAAATCAATACCTAAATAAAGGTAGCAAGGTTTTGATCGAAGGAAGACTTAAATTTGATAGCTGGCAAGACCAAAATGGACAAAACCGCTCAAAACACTCAATAGTAGTAGAAAATATGGAGATGCTAGGCGGTCAGCAAAATCAAGGTGGATTTAATAGAGATGGCAATGAATCAAACAGCTATAATGGTGGATATGGCACAAACTCATATAACCAAAATAGAGAGTATCAGCAAAATAATGGCGGATTTAATAAAGAATTCAGCCAAAATAGTAACTACTCTCAAACTAATAGTTTTAGCCAAAAGCAGCCAGCAATAGAGCCATACCAAGAAAAAGTCCCAGAGATTGATCTAGATGCTGATATTAAATACGATAGCAAACCTGCTAAATCAAATTTCAATTACAGCAACGAAGATGAAGAAATTCCATTTTAA
- the rpsF gene encoding 30S ribosomal protein S6 has protein sequence MRHYELLFILKPTLTEDEVKVKADFIKEIITKNGGEIANVVEMGTRKLAYKIEKYERGTYFVIYFKAPTQLIAELVRNLRITEEVIRFLPVKYENKKEIAAWEKLSKGQKLVQPKKESKTEEKSAEQE, from the coding sequence ATGAGACATTATGAGCTTTTATTCATCTTAAAACCAACACTAACAGAAGATGAAGTTAAAGTTAAGGCTGATTTCATTAAAGAAATCATTACAAAAAATGGTGGCGAAATCGCTAATGTAGTTGAAATGGGAACACGCAAACTAGCTTATAAAATTGAAAAATATGAGCGTGGTACATACTTTGTAATCTACTTCAAAGCTCCAACTCAACTAATTGCTGAACTAGTAAGAAACTTAAGAATAACTGAAGAAGTTATTAGATTCTTGCCTGTAAAATATGAAAATAAAAAAGAGATTGCAGCTTGGGAAAAACTAAGCAAAGGTCAAAAATTAGTTCAACCTAAAAAAGAATCAAAAACAGAAGAAAAATCAGCTGAACAAGAGTAA
- the holA gene encoding DNA polymerase III subunit delta has product MYKKDFISLLNSPDIPNFFLLYGAESYQVEFYTNELLSKYNKENLLSLYYDDYSFNLAISHLSEPSLFASSNLLHIKNDKKIPAKDAKELIAQCQNNPNNIFILELHEGDEKVLTDIKKQFGSNFVRFFPPSSASEVNQILSNHAKILGLNIDSQSLLYIYNLQNENLYLSASELNKLASIGVRFSLDEIKERVYALNGIGFDVLFDKIINKKNINSDYFEFINDSSFNEIALLNMLFRAFHRLYLIHSSIKTSGKFDPKTVLGYTPPPQIINKLQSQAIAIKTEQYAQIFKFLNEIEFDLKCKNSIDKECYLLSALLNLQDILSKNSKF; this is encoded by the coding sequence ATGTATAAAAAAGACTTTATATCACTTTTAAACTCACCAGATATACCAAATTTTTTCTTGCTTTATGGGGCTGAGAGCTATCAAGTAGAGTTTTATACCAATGAACTTTTATCTAAATATAATAAAGAAAACCTACTTAGCTTATACTATGATGATTACAGCTTTAATCTTGCCATTTCACATCTTAGCGAACCATCTCTTTTTGCTAGCTCTAATCTTCTTCATATCAAAAATGATAAAAAAATCCCAGCAAAAGATGCTAAAGAGCTAATTGCTCAATGCCAAAATAATCCAAATAATATATTCATTCTTGAACTTCACGAAGGAGATGAAAAGGTCTTAACTGATATAAAAAAGCAATTTGGGTCTAATTTTGTTAGGTTTTTCCCGCCAAGTAGCGCTTCAGAAGTAAATCAAATTCTATCCAATCACGCTAAAATTCTTGGATTAAATATAGATAGCCAATCGCTCCTATACATCTACAATCTACAAAATGAAAATCTATATCTAAGTGCAAGTGAATTAAATAAGCTTGCTAGTATTGGCGTTAGATTTAGCCTTGATGAGATTAAAGAGAGAGTTTATGCTCTAAATGGAATTGGCTTTGATGTGCTTTTTGATAAAATTATTAACAAAAAAAATATAAATAGTGATTATTTTGAGTTTATAAATGATAGTTCATTTAATGAAATTGCTCTATTAAATATGCTTTTTAGAGCATTTCATAGATTATATCTTATTCATAGCTCTATTAAAACAAGTGGTAAATTTGACCCAAAAACTGTCTTAGGATACACTCCGCCACCTCAAATAATTAATAAACTTCAATCTCAAGCTATAGCGATAAAAACCGAGCAATATGCTCAAATTTTTAAATTTTTAAATGAGATTGAATTTGATTTAAAATGCAAAAATAGCATTGATAAAGAGTGCTACTTACTATCGGCTTTGCTTAATCTACAAGATATTTTAAGTAAAAACAGCAAATTTTAA